In Tenacibaculum pacificus, a single window of DNA contains:
- a CDS encoding DUF4834 family protein, with protein MTHINEAGPMGFLRTILILVIAYYAIKFLVKLFAPYLLKKAVDKVQKKAEQKFNNQQQQQQQSDVEIGKTVVDKKPQNIQQSNNSVGEYVDFEEID; from the coding sequence ATGACACATATAAATGAAGCTGGACCTATGGGATTTTTAAGAACTATATTAATACTAGTTATTGCATATTATGCTATAAAATTTCTAGTGAAATTATTTGCACCTTATTTATTGAAAAAAGCAGTAGATAAAGTTCAAAAGAAAGCAGAACAAAAATTTAATAATCAACAGCAACAACAACAACAAAGTGATGTTGAAATAGGAAAAACAGTTGTTGATAAAAAACCACAAAATATACAACAAAGCAATAATTCGGTAGGAGAATATGTTGATTTTGAAGAAATAGATTAA
- a CDS encoding class I SAM-dependent methyltransferase yields the protein MYKKIPKKRYHHTLEFLKKNVPAPAVILDLGVRNPFSEIMEENGYTVYNTEGEDLDLLPEIVKNYKVDVVTAFEIFEHLIAPFNVLKAIETTKIVTTVPLKLWFVDAYRSKTDMWDRHYHEFEDWQYDWLLEKSGWKILDTNKWTSPINQIGIRPILRKFTPRYYAVYAEKES from the coding sequence ATGTACAAAAAAATCCCTAAAAAAAGATATCATCATACATTAGAATTTTTAAAGAAAAATGTGCCTGCACCCGCAGTTATTTTAGATTTAGGTGTTCGAAATCCTTTTTCTGAAATTATGGAAGAAAATGGTTATACGGTTTATAACACAGAAGGTGAAGATTTAGATTTGTTGCCCGAAATAGTTAAAAATTATAAAGTAGATGTTGTAACAGCTTTTGAAATTTTTGAACATTTAATAGCTCCTTTTAATGTTTTAAAAGCTATTGAAACTACAAAAATTGTAACAACTGTACCTTTAAAATTATGGTTTGTTGATGCATACAGAAGTAAAACTGATATGTGGGACAGACATTATCATGAATTTGAAGATTGGCAATACGATTGGTTATTAGAAAAATCAGGCTGGAAAATTTTAGATACTAATAAATGGACAAGCCCTATAAATCAAATAGGAATTAGACCTATTTTAAGAAAATTTACGCCAAGATATTACGCTGTGTACGCAGAAAAAGAGTCGTAA